One window of the Lactococcus lactis genome contains the following:
- a CDS encoding glycosyl hydrolase family 8 produces the protein MENLLLKVAPKEEIDKKLEHVFETLFGQDSPERIYFEEGDMTYIVDTGNDDVRTEGMSYGMMIALQLDKPKIFSQLWKWVKTYMTVPKGHENEGYFIWSCSPNGQANSDGPAPDGEEYFAAALLLAEKRWKIKEYGDEARALLHAMVHKGENQDGYPMFEPENTYIKFVAHLHMTDPSYHLPHFYQLYAKYGNPEDSAFFLRAEEEARKFWLKSANTKTGLTPEYADYEGQPYDIDGHWTFYSDAYRTVANIGLDWLWEHEEIGQSQIAVNIQKFFEPYLENDEEIHVFKIDGQPLRKEEQTAEGFPPLKVHHPIGLWSTLAQASLVTNDFDSALALKYLKYFWNLKVRRGKYRYYDNLLYFFALLALSGYYQKEWS, from the coding sequence ATGGAAAACTTATTACTAAAAGTTGCACCAAAAGAAGAAATTGACAAGAAACTAGAGCATGTCTTTGAAACGCTCTTTGGACAAGATTCTCCTGAACGTATTTATTTTGAAGAAGGGGATATGACATATATTGTTGATACGGGCAATGATGATGTCAGAACCGAAGGGATGTCTTATGGGATGATGATTGCTTTGCAGTTGGACAAACCAAAAATATTTTCTCAGTTATGGAAGTGGGTGAAAACCTATATGACAGTACCTAAAGGTCATGAAAACGAGGGATATTTTATCTGGTCTTGTTCACCTAATGGTCAAGCTAATAGTGACGGTCCGGCTCCAGATGGGGAAGAATATTTTGCGGCAGCATTATTACTGGCTGAAAAGAGATGGAAAATCAAAGAATATGGGGATGAAGCGAGAGCTTTACTTCATGCGATGGTTCATAAAGGGGAAAATCAAGATGGCTATCCTATGTTTGAACCAGAAAATACTTATATTAAGTTTGTGGCTCATCTTCATATGACTGACCCTTCTTATCATTTACCACATTTCTATCAACTTTATGCCAAATATGGCAATCCAGAAGATTCGGCCTTCTTTCTAAGAGCTGAAGAGGAAGCTCGTAAGTTTTGGCTCAAATCAGCAAATACTAAGACTGGATTGACACCAGAATATGCGGATTATGAAGGACAACCTTATGATATTGATGGGCATTGGACCTTCTATAGTGATGCTTATCGGACGGTTGCCAATATTGGCTTGGATTGGCTTTGGGAGCACGAAGAGATTGGACAAAGTCAGATTGCCGTAAATATCCAAAAATTCTTTGAGCCTTATCTTGAAAATGATGAAGAAATTCATGTTTTTAAAATTGATGGTCAGCCTTTAAGGAAAGAAGAACAGACCGCGGAAGGCTTTCCACCGCTAAAAGTTCATCATCCGATTGGTCTTTGGTCAACTTTAGCTCAAGCCTCACTTGTCACCAATGATTTTGATTCCGCTTTAGCTTTGAAATATCTCAAATACTTCTGGAATTTGAAAGTTAGAAGAGGGAAGTATCGTTATTATGATAATCTGCTTTACTTTTTTGCTCTTCTTGCTTTATCTGGATATTATCAAAAAGAATGGTCATGA
- a CDS encoding metallophosphoesterase gives MKAKNEISKERKKTVETAIEIIKNNLEISQNLLEGRFELYPENRRRSVNKVIYQSQYFQLVYNLNHKSLAIERKGDLIYSAIPYDTGRNYIQKASIEAILHPNETRKYIESHENNLKKYLALSIFQLTGQRVALDSNEVKQAYQQIFMDPLFEMQVFGRMMQHDETGPLSANLAGKFLHSENRKTGISPYLAEYLKFVVEVTQNLPISTDGKNVHLLDSAHEQPKENVYLDQSKNLALSCQSDLKVGLENLPAPLKVEIENIQIAEPIKEVVTKPLLKSNVGNQLRNLRKNYVAHSQNPKDLEQYFENVHSTENNNKINVISDIDSQDGKLPFSNPNFNILVGNISDSVVSDSKIQGIYVIGNHELSEILSDQKVFSKSQWDDFREKEWFKDLVLNPDQAWPKLPIGDNSFYELIKEELAQNYPKMKILNNESVIYEGVRYIGLTIPVALVKRKKELQNFIAIELKRLLAQDKQIPTVVVSHAPLFNELSMLSPKSSSYNKSYKCAHRGILSLFEDFNIIGAIHGHHHIPALSGQSKMVKFSNKNIFVVCSIYSKINTGFELAKLLPDTNMEKPLGLKEDKN, from the coding sequence TTGAAGGCTAAAAATGAAATTTCTAAAGAGCGAAAAAAAACCGTAGAAACTGCGATAGAAATTATAAAAAATAATCTTGAAATCAGTCAAAATTTATTAGAAGGTCGATTTGAACTTTATCCAGAAAATCGTCGTCGTTCAGTCAATAAAGTTATTTATCAGAGCCAGTATTTTCAATTAGTTTATAATTTAAATCACAAATCATTAGCAATTGAGAGAAAGGGGGATTTAATCTACTCTGCCATTCCTTATGATACAGGAAGAAATTATATACAGAAAGCCTCTATTGAAGCAATCTTGCATCCGAATGAAACAAGAAAATATATTGAAAGTCATGAAAATAATCTAAAAAAATATTTGGCTTTATCTATTTTTCAATTAACAGGACAAAGAGTTGCACTTGATTCCAATGAAGTAAAGCAGGCTTATCAACAAATTTTTATGGACCCTTTGTTTGAAATGCAAGTCTTTGGAAGGATGATGCAACATGATGAAACGGGCCCTCTTTCTGCTAATCTGGCTGGAAAATTTTTACACAGTGAAAATAGAAAAACTGGAATTTCGCCTTATTTAGCCGAATACTTGAAATTTGTTGTTGAAGTGACGCAGAATTTACCGATTTCAACGGATGGTAAAAATGTTCATTTGCTTGATTCTGCCCATGAACAACCAAAAGAAAATGTTTATCTTGACCAAAGCAAGAATTTAGCACTTTCATGTCAGTCAGATTTGAAAGTTGGTTTAGAAAATCTTCCTGCCCCACTTAAAGTAGAAATTGAAAACATTCAAATTGCTGAACCTATTAAAGAAGTGGTGACCAAACCACTACTGAAATCAAATGTGGGTAATCAATTGAGGAATTTACGGAAAAATTATGTTGCACATAGTCAAAATCCTAAAGACCTTGAGCAGTACTTTGAAAATGTTCATTCTACTGAAAATAATAATAAAATTAATGTTATTTCAGATATTGATAGTCAGGATGGAAAACTTCCTTTCTCTAATCCTAACTTCAATATTTTAGTAGGAAATATCTCTGATTCTGTAGTTTCAGATTCAAAAATACAAGGTATTTATGTTATTGGAAATCATGAGTTATCAGAAATTCTTTCAGACCAAAAAGTTTTTTCTAAAAGTCAATGGGATGATTTTAGAGAAAAAGAATGGTTTAAGGATTTAGTTTTAAACCCAGATCAGGCATGGCCAAAATTACCAATAGGGGATAATTCCTTTTACGAACTCATAAAAGAGGAGTTAGCGCAAAATTATCCCAAAATGAAGATATTAAATAATGAATCGGTGATTTATGAGGGAGTGCGTTATATTGGCTTAACCATACCAGTGGCTCTTGTAAAGCGAAAGAAAGAACTGCAAAATTTTATTGCTATTGAACTGAAAAGACTTCTTGCTCAAGATAAACAAATTCCAACAGTAGTTGTTTCTCACGCGCCATTATTTAATGAATTAAGTATGCTTTCACCAAAGAGCAGCTCCTATAACAAATCTTATAAATGTGCTCATAGGGGGATATTAAGTTTATTCGAAGATTTTAATATTATTGGAGCAATTCATGGCCACCATCACATTCCAGCCTTATCAGGTCAATCAAAAATGGTCAAATTTTCTAACAAAAATATCTTTGTAGTCTGTTCCATTTATTCAAAAATTAATACAGGATTTGAGCTTGCAAAATTGTTACCTGATACGAATATGGAGAAACCTTTAGGACTTAAGGAAGATAAAAATTAA
- a CDS encoding carbohydrate ABC transporter permease produces MSKQLRVRRTLIYIFFGILTLLSLIPFIYMLVNSTRSLVQITSGVSLLPGSSLAHNLQILKGYGMNMWQGMGNSAFISITSTAISIYFSALSAYALTAYDFKGKKIIYGFIIALIMIPGQVSMIGFYKFMIQLNLLDNYIPLILPAICAPASIFFLCEYMSTVYNKDYADSARLDGASELKIFHRIMLPMMKPGLATMGIFGFIFSWNNFMMPLILITNQKLYTLPMQIQVLTANGGGGHVVEWGAVYVGVSIAIAPTILAYLLLSRFIIAGGNAGGVKG; encoded by the coding sequence ATGAGTAAGCAATTAAGAGTACGTCGAACATTGATTTACATCTTTTTTGGAATACTGACTTTATTAAGTTTAATTCCATTTATTTATATGTTAGTGAATTCCACGCGCTCTCTAGTTCAAATTACCTCAGGTGTATCGCTTTTACCTGGAAGTTCTTTGGCTCATAATTTACAAATATTAAAAGGTTATGGGATGAATATGTGGCAAGGAATGGGAAATTCAGCTTTTATTTCCATTACGTCCACAGCTATTTCTATTTATTTTTCAGCTTTATCAGCTTATGCACTAACGGCTTATGATTTTAAAGGAAAGAAAATAATCTATGGTTTTATAATTGCTTTGATTATGATACCGGGGCAAGTTTCAATGATTGGTTTTTATAAATTCATGATTCAGTTAAATTTACTTGATAATTATATTCCATTAATTTTACCTGCAATATGTGCGCCAGCATCCATCTTTTTCCTTTGTGAATATATGAGTACTGTTTATAACAAAGACTATGCTGATTCAGCCAGATTAGATGGTGCCAGCGAGTTGAAAATTTTCCATAGAATTATGCTTCCAATGATGAAACCGGGTTTAGCAACAATGGGTATTTTTGGCTTTATTTTCTCTTGGAATAACTTTATGATGCCATTAATTTTGATTACTAATCAAAAACTATATACTTTACCTATGCAAATACAGGTATTAACCGCAAATGGTGGTGGCGGTCATGTCGTAGAATGGGGAGCGGTATATGTCGGCGTTTCGATTGCAATTGCGCCTACTATTCTCGCTTACTTACTTCTTTCACGCTTTATTATAGCTGGTGGAAATGCAGGAGGTGTTAAGGGGTAA
- a CDS encoding polysaccharide deacetylase family protein — protein sequence MTKEIALTFDDGPWGARTLWVHDELIKRQIPATFMIWGEHMVDYPEIMKAAVENDLFTFGNHTYSHPHLTDLSEEEVLSEIKRTDDLFYRLTGMTFDFVRPPFGDCDAHTLSLINRPLICWSLDTMSWNHGDPAKCFEAIHNAKDGDIVLMHDFQEADVFALSSILDYLQEEEFTFKSIPELLGAQLNDEAYIYYSRDKRAKVGFNGS from the coding sequence GTGACAAAAGAAATTGCCTTAACTTTTGATGATGGACCTTGGGGAGCAAGGACGCTCTGGGTGCATGACGAACTCATAAAGCGACAGATTCCAGCAACTTTCATGATCTGGGGTGAGCATATGGTAGATTATCCTGAAATTATGAAAGCAGCGGTAGAAAATGATCTTTTTACTTTTGGAAATCACACATATAGTCATCCTCATTTGACTGATTTATCGGAAGAAGAAGTTTTGTCTGAGATAAAAAGGACAGATGACCTCTTTTACCGACTGACAGGTATGACTTTTGATTTTGTTCGTCCACCATTTGGGGATTGTGATGCTCATACTTTATCTCTCATTAATCGTCCGTTAATCTGTTGGTCTTTGGATACAATGAGTTGGAATCATGGTGATCCGGCTAAATGTTTTGAAGCTATCCATAATGCTAAAGATGGCGATATTGTCTTGATGCATGATTTTCAAGAAGCTGATGTTTTTGCTTTGTCCTCTATTTTAGATTATCTACAAGAAGAAGAGTTTACTTTTAAATCGATTCCTGAACTTTTAGGGGCTCAACTTAATGATGAAGCTTATATCTATTACTCAAGGGATAAGCGAGCAAAAGTCGGTTTTAATGGTAGTTGA
- a CDS encoding alpha-glucuronidase yields the protein MTIDEMWLKSSVLKERLAEEIFYVDVTVEDKITLRLRSEISEWLGCQLTGEKSEATVVLSVKSDLDDNLEAYEIRENEIIGASSVGLLYGFYAYLRIKLTGAKLSEKSAPNQALRMINHWDQVDGTIERGYAGESIFFGRFGSNDNTDTGSFAVKDIGTDIFRNDFTRLEMYARFLASIGINAISLNNVNVRALGTNLIISPYIEKVGEIASLFATFGLKTFLAINWAAPKLIGGVETSDPLDEKVSSWWQQTIDHIYNVIPDFGGFVVKADSEGEPGPYQYGRNHADGANMLAKLFEKYGGLVIWRTFVYNSQTDWRNRKNDRAKAAYENFMPLDGDFANNVILQIKFGPIDFGVREPLMPLFGALKKTNQLMEFQITAEYLGHQIDLNYVLPQWLEMIHFDNYGQPKDTIRVNSPIATNSGFVAIGNVGMDENWCGNKLAQANFYGFGRMGWANDLTAAKILQEWIALTFPEVKEEVGKEIFELMIDSNQTYELYNAPLGVGSMMVPHYHYGPSINGYEYDRWGAYHFADRNGLGIDRTSATGTGYASLYDSEVAKIFEDKSKTPDEILLFFHYVEYGQLLKSGKTLIQTIYDQHFEGFERVESYLKSWQTLIGEIDELTFKNVLERLKLQLENARNWRDQVNTYFYRMSGIPDEKGREIYR from the coding sequence ATGACGATTGATGAAATGTGGCTGAAGTCTTCAGTCTTGAAAGAACGACTGGCCGAGGAGATTTTTTATGTTGATGTGACAGTTGAAGATAAAATCACGCTTCGTTTGCGCTCAGAAATCAGTGAATGGTTAGGTTGTCAACTGACAGGAGAAAAGTCAGAAGCAACAGTGGTCTTGTCAGTAAAAAGTGATCTGGATGATAATTTAGAAGCTTATGAAATCAGAGAAAATGAGATTATTGGTGCTTCGTCAGTTGGTTTGCTTTATGGATTTTATGCTTATTTGCGTATAAAACTAACAGGGGCCAAATTATCTGAAAAATCAGCACCTAATCAAGCTTTGCGGATGATAAATCACTGGGACCAAGTGGATGGTACTATTGAGCGTGGTTATGCTGGTGAGTCTATTTTCTTTGGTCGCTTCGGTTCAAATGATAACACAGACACAGGATCCTTTGCTGTCAAAGACATTGGAACAGATATTTTTCGTAATGATTTCACGCGCTTAGAAATGTACGCTCGCTTTCTTGCTTCCATTGGAATTAACGCAATTTCACTAAATAATGTGAATGTTAGAGCTTTGGGAACAAACCTGATTATCTCGCCTTACATTGAAAAAGTAGGTGAGATTGCTAGTCTTTTTGCGACTTTTGGTCTCAAGACCTTCTTAGCCATTAATTGGGCAGCACCAAAATTAATTGGTGGAGTAGAAACGTCAGATCCCTTGGATGAAAAAGTGTCTTCATGGTGGCAACAAACTATTGACCATATCTATAATGTCATTCCTGATTTTGGTGGTTTTGTTGTTAAAGCAGACTCTGAGGGTGAACCTGGTCCTTATCAATATGGTCGAAATCATGCGGACGGAGCCAATATGCTTGCTAAGCTTTTTGAAAAATATGGAGGACTTGTTATTTGGCGAACTTTTGTATATAATTCGCAAACGGACTGGCGGAATCGTAAGAATGATCGAGCTAAGGCAGCTTATGAAAACTTTATGCCCCTTGATGGTGATTTTGCAAACAATGTGATTTTACAAATTAAATTTGGCCCTATTGATTTTGGAGTGAGAGAACCTTTGATGCCCTTGTTTGGGGCACTTAAAAAGACTAATCAATTAATGGAATTTCAAATCACGGCCGAGTATTTAGGACATCAAATTGACTTGAACTATGTTCTTCCTCAATGGTTGGAAATGATTCATTTTGATAACTATGGTCAGCCAAAGGACACAATCAGAGTAAACTCTCCTATAGCGACAAACTCAGGTTTTGTTGCCATTGGTAACGTGGGAATGGATGAAAATTGGTGCGGAAACAAGCTAGCCCAAGCAAATTTTTATGGTTTTGGTCGAATGGGTTGGGCCAATGATTTAACAGCAGCTAAGATTTTGCAAGAATGGATTGCGTTGACTTTTCCAGAGGTAAAAGAAGAGGTAGGAAAAGAGATTTTTGAGCTCATGATTGATTCTAATCAAACATATGAACTCTACAATGCACCACTTGGTGTGGGTTCAATGATGGTTCCTCATTATCACTATGGCCCTTCCATCAATGGTTATGAATATGATCGTTGGGGAGCCTATCATTTTGCTGACCGCAATGGTCTTGGAATAGATCGAACAAGTGCGACAGGAACTGGCTATGCTAGTCTTTATGACTCAGAAGTAGCCAAAATTTTTGAGGATAAAAGTAAAACTCCAGATGAAATTCTACTTTTTTTCCATTATGTCGAATATGGGCAACTTTTAAAAAGTGGAAAAACATTGATTCAGACCATTTATGACCAGCATTTTGAAGGCTTTGAGCGAGTAGAGTCTTATCTTAAAAGTTGGCAGACATTGATTGGAGAAATTGATGAGCTAACATTTAAGAATGTGCTCGAACGCTTGAAGCTACAATTAGAAAATGCCAGAAATTGGCGAGATCAAGTTAATACTTATTTTTATCGAATGTCGGGTATCCCAGATGAAAAAGGTCGGGAGATTTATCGATGA
- a CDS encoding alpha/beta hydrolase, with protein sequence MENEVRMKKSKLKKILGFSGVVILIIATFIFFYLKTNSYHPTSEALKISQKAEVQNDTLIFKGSPKKTSIIFYQGALVDNKSYSIWANKLAKAGYTVYLIKEPLNLAVFNPDKASSIIKTNKINNYVVGGHSLGGVIASRFAEKRISDSSLKGVFFLASYPDKKGSLTNFNGGILSIVGSQDGVLNWSSYQKAKQYLPQQTKYITIEGGNHSGFGSYGFQKGDKKASISNLQQQEAIFQTLKNWLIRLD encoded by the coding sequence ATGGAGAATGAAGTAAGAATGAAAAAAAGTAAGTTAAAGAAAATTTTAGGCTTTTCGGGAGTGGTAATACTGATAATTGCTACGTTTATATTTTTTTACCTTAAGACGAATAGCTATCATCCCACTTCTGAAGCTTTAAAAATTTCACAAAAAGCTGAAGTTCAGAATGATACCCTTATATTTAAAGGAAGTCCTAAAAAAACAAGCATTATCTTTTATCAGGGGGCTCTAGTAGATAATAAGAGTTATAGTATTTGGGCAAATAAACTTGCTAAAGCAGGATATACGGTTTATCTAATAAAAGAACCTTTAAATTTAGCAGTGTTTAATCCAGATAAAGCTTCCTCAATTATTAAAACGAATAAAATCAATAATTATGTGGTCGGTGGCCATTCATTAGGTGGGGTAATTGCAAGTCGGTTTGCAGAAAAAAGAATATCTGATTCATCATTAAAAGGAGTTTTCTTTTTAGCTAGTTATCCTGATAAAAAAGGAAGTCTAACTAATTTTAATGGAGGAATATTATCTATAGTTGGTTCTCAAGATGGGGTCCTAAACTGGTCATCATATCAAAAGGCGAAACAATATCTTCCACAACAAACGAAGTATATTACTATAGAAGGTGGAAACCATAGTGGATTTGGGAGCTATGGTTTTCAAAAAGGAGATAAAAAGGCGTCAATTTCTAATCTTCAACAGCAAGAAGCAATATTTCAAACATTAAAGAATTGGCTTATAAGACTAGATTAG
- a CDS encoding M24 family metallopeptidase, producing MNKEIVYEKINEPKLFNNVPPVTLTDKTLKDRKEKLLSIMAKEQYDALIIYADKEHGSNFEYFTGFIPRFEEGLLIIDKNDKATLVLGNENLKMSKHSRIEANLIHYPQFSLPNQPMDNEKSLTQIFKELELYKNKKIGLIGWKMFTTQNEEPSELFDLPYFIVDAVKNSLSTDTILTNAAQLLIGPKGIRTINNANELAHYEYGANLASRCILNAMNQLKIGMKESEIGAILSDEGQAHSVITIAASGERFKKANFYPTYKEIDFGEPISMTTGFKGGLSSRTGFLINEEKELPDNQKHYITDLVIPYYKGVVSWLENISIGMLGNDFYKMIDENLPKAKYNWHLNPGHYVADEEWMASPFYKNSKVKIASGMIFQIDIIPSVEGLAGVSAEECVAVADQSLKNELKNEYPELWQRIITRRNYLINELNINLSPDVLPLSNTVGYLRPFLLEKSKALKVK from the coding sequence ATGAATAAAGAAATTGTTTACGAAAAAATAAACGAACCAAAGCTCTTTAATAATGTTCCACCGGTTACACTAACGGACAAAACATTAAAGGACCGAAAAGAAAAGCTTTTATCAATAATGGCTAAAGAACAATACGATGCATTAATTATCTATGCAGACAAAGAACATGGCAGCAATTTTGAATACTTTACTGGATTTATTCCACGTTTTGAGGAAGGATTACTCATTATTGATAAAAATGATAAAGCCACGCTTGTTTTGGGTAATGAGAATTTAAAAATGTCTAAACACTCAAGAATTGAAGCTAACCTTATTCATTACCCTCAATTTTCTTTGCCAAATCAACCCATGGATAACGAAAAAAGTCTAACTCAGATTTTTAAGGAGTTAGAACTTTATAAAAACAAAAAAATTGGCTTGATTGGCTGGAAGATGTTTACAACACAAAATGAAGAGCCTTCAGAATTATTTGATCTTCCCTACTTTATCGTAGACGCAGTAAAGAATTCACTCTCAACAGATACAATTTTAACTAACGCTGCTCAACTCCTCATTGGTCCAAAAGGAATTCGGACGATAAACAATGCAAACGAACTCGCGCATTATGAATATGGAGCAAATCTTGCCTCTCGTTGCATTCTAAATGCCATGAATCAGCTTAAAATAGGAATGAAAGAAAGTGAAATTGGCGCAATACTGTCTGATGAAGGACAAGCCCATTCTGTAATTACAATTGCAGCTTCTGGAGAAAGATTTAAAAAGGCCAACTTCTATCCCACTTATAAAGAAATAGACTTTGGAGAACCAATTTCAATGACAACAGGTTTCAAAGGAGGCTTGTCTAGTCGAACTGGTTTTTTAATCAATGAAGAAAAAGAATTGCCAGATAATCAAAAACATTATATTACTGATCTTGTCATTCCTTATTATAAAGGAGTCGTTTCTTGGCTAGAAAATATTTCCATCGGAATGTTAGGAAATGATTTCTATAAAATGATTGATGAAAATTTGCCAAAAGCAAAGTATAATTGGCATTTAAATCCAGGGCACTATGTCGCTGATGAAGAATGGATGGCCTCTCCTTTCTATAAAAATTCAAAAGTGAAAATTGCTAGTGGAATGATTTTTCAAATTGATATTATTCCATCTGTAGAAGGTTTAGCAGGCGTAAGTGCTGAAGAATGCGTAGCTGTTGCTGATCAGTCACTTAAAAATGAACTTAAAAATGAATATCCCGAACTATGGCAAAGAATTATAACACGAAGAAACTACCTCATAAATGAATTAAACATCAATTTAAGTCCAGATGTGCTTCCTTTATCAAATACAGTGGGATACCTAAGACCTTTCCTCTTAGAAAAGTCGAAAGCCTTGAAAGTCAAATAA
- a CDS encoding zinc ABC transporter substrate-binding protein AdcA, with product MIIFRRILRVNLIKYKKKRIISVCLGLVALIFLAACQNTNSKENEKNVSSKLSVVTTFYPVYEFTKNVVGEAGEVSLLVPAGTEPHDYEPSAKDMLKINQSDLFVYHNDNMETWVRKLKNTLGEKSPKIIEGTREIVLLPGSDDEHEHSENESDHHHEYDPHTWLSPKMAIKEVKTIEAQLKKLYPKQANLFSENAEKYIKKLSKLDQKYSEELKDAKQKNFVTQHAAFRYLALDYGLNQVSIAGLNPDKEPSAKRLGELKKYVEANSIQYIYFEKNANDKFAKTLAKEAKVNVEVLNPLESLTKKELSEGGNYIKVMEQNLIALKKTTETEGKDIQAEEKSKEVKTVANGYFSDADVKNRSLSDYSGNWQSVYPLLEKGALDQVFELKSKINKEMSAADYKDYYTKGYKTDVDQILIDDKTMSFIKNGVKESYTYQYKGFKILNYSKGNRGVRYLFESSDPKAGEFKYVQFSDHNISPVKTSHFHIFHGGESQEKVLAELENWPTYYPKKLTGFEIAQEMIAH from the coding sequence ATGATTATTTTTAGGAGGATTTTAAGAGTGAACTTAATCAAGTATAAGAAAAAACGGATTATTAGTGTATGTTTAGGATTAGTGGCTTTAATATTTTTAGCTGCTTGTCAGAATACAAATTCAAAAGAAAATGAAAAAAATGTCAGTTCAAAACTATCAGTTGTTACCACTTTTTATCCCGTTTATGAATTCACAAAGAATGTTGTGGGTGAGGCTGGAGAAGTATCACTATTAGTACCAGCAGGTACAGAGCCTCATGATTATGAGCCTTCAGCAAAAGATATGTTGAAAATTAATCAATCAGATCTTTTTGTTTATCATAATGATAATATGGAAACTTGGGTAAGAAAGTTGAAAAATACTTTGGGAGAAAAATCGCCCAAGATTATCGAAGGAACAAGAGAAATTGTTTTACTTCCAGGTTCTGATGATGAGCATGAGCACTCAGAAAATGAAAGTGATCACCATCATGAGTATGACCCACATACTTGGCTTTCACCAAAGATGGCGATTAAAGAAGTAAAGACAATTGAAGCTCAATTAAAGAAACTCTATCCTAAACAAGCTAATCTTTTCAGTGAAAATGCTGAAAAATATATTAAAAAATTAAGTAAACTTGATCAAAAATACAGCGAAGAACTAAAAGATGCTAAGCAGAAAAATTTTGTGACTCAACATGCGGCTTTCCGCTATTTAGCATTGGACTATGGTCTTAATCAAGTGTCTATTGCAGGTTTAAATCCTGACAAAGAGCCTTCGGCTAAAAGATTGGGGGAATTAAAAAAATATGTTGAAGCTAATAGTATTCAGTATATTTATTTTGAAAAAAATGCTAATGATAAATTTGCCAAAACACTCGCCAAAGAAGCAAAAGTAAACGTTGAGGTGCTTAATCCATTAGAAAGTTTGACGAAGAAAGAACTTTCAGAAGGCGGGAATTATATCAAAGTTATGGAACAAAATTTAATAGCACTTAAGAAAACAACAGAAACTGAAGGAAAAGACATTCAAGCAGAAGAGAAAAGTAAAGAAGTAAAAACGGTTGCCAATGGTTATTTTTCTGATGCTGATGTGAAAAACCGTTCCTTAAGTGATTATAGTGGAAATTGGCAATCAGTCTATCCTCTCTTGGAAAAAGGAGCATTAGACCAAGTGTTTGAGCTTAAATCAAAAATTAATAAGGAAATGTCAGCTGCTGACTATAAGGATTATTACACAAAGGGTTATAAAACGGATGTTGACCAAATTTTAATAGATGATAAAACGATGAGTTTCATTAAAAATGGAGTAAAAGAGAGCTATACATATCAATATAAAGGTTTCAAAATTCTAAACTATAGTAAAGGAAACCGTGGGGTTCGGTATTTATTTGAATCAAGTGATCCCAAAGCTGGTGAATTTAAATATGTTCAATTTAGTGATCATAATATTAGTCCTGTAAAGACAAGTCATTTTCATATTTTCCATGGTGGAGAGAGCCAAGAAAAAGTTTTGGCTGAATTAGAAAATTGGCCAACTTATTATCCGAAAAAGTTGACGGGCTTTGAGATTGCTCAAGAAATGATTGCACATTAG
- a CDS encoding DeoR/GlpR family DNA-binding transcription regulator, whose product MLLEERLSQISQIIDKEGSATIDFLAQKLEVSKDTIRRDLIKLESRKKLHRVHGGAIPIGKEAEILNYEERSNISSSLKKKIASKIKNLIKDHSTLIFDSSTTVEAAIKQLDNFSISTITNSLTNAILLSKYEKATVQLLPGKLNKNQLFLYGAETVEKLSQYQVDFTILGVFALSNNGLFIHTEEEGLVKRKMIQQGKQVIALADHTKLNKEGFFKICDLKEIDYLITDEKIEGELMNNLNDNNVKVVTINE is encoded by the coding sequence ATGTTATTAGAAGAAAGACTATCCCAAATTAGCCAAATCATTGATAAAGAAGGCAGTGCCACAATTGATTTTCTAGCTCAAAAACTTGAAGTTTCAAAAGATACAATTAGGAGAGATTTAATAAAGTTAGAATCCAGAAAAAAATTGCATCGAGTTCACGGTGGAGCAATTCCAATCGGCAAAGAGGCTGAGATTTTGAATTATGAAGAACGCTCAAATATTTCCAGCAGTTTAAAGAAAAAAATAGCAAGTAAAATAAAAAATCTCATAAAAGATCATAGCACTCTTATTTTTGATTCATCAACAACCGTCGAAGCTGCTATAAAACAACTTGATAACTTCTCTATCTCAACCATCACAAACTCCCTCACCAATGCAATATTACTTTCGAAGTATGAGAAGGCAACTGTACAACTTCTTCCCGGAAAATTAAACAAGAATCAACTATTCTTGTACGGCGCGGAAACCGTTGAAAAACTCTCTCAATATCAAGTTGATTTTACAATTTTAGGCGTTTTCGCTCTTTCTAATAATGGTTTATTTATTCATACTGAAGAGGAAGGCCTCGTCAAAAGAAAAATGATTCAACAAGGAAAGCAAGTCATAGCCTTAGCAGATCATACCAAACTTAATAAAGAAGGCTTCTTTAAAATTTGTGATTTAAAAGAAATAGACTATCTCATCACCGATGAAAAAATTGAAGGTGAATTGATGAATAATTTAAATGATAATAATGTGAAAGTGGTGACTATAAATGAATAA